A part of Salvelinus alpinus chromosome 23, SLU_Salpinus.1, whole genome shotgun sequence genomic DNA contains:
- the LOC139550289 gene encoding cold-inducible RNA-binding protein B-like isoform X3 has product MSDEGKLFVGGLSFDTTEESLAEAFAKYGNIAKVDVIRDKETGRSRGFGFVKYDNAEDAKDALDGMNGKSVDGRTIRVDEAGKGGGRSGGGGGGFRGSRGGGGYGGGGGGGYGGGGDRGYGERSYGGGGGDRSYGGGGDRSYGSGGGYRSGGGGGGGGYSSGGGGYRDNRGQGGYGDRSGGSYRDSYDSYAAHE; this is encoded by the exons ATGTCCGACGAAGGAAAACTTTTCGTCGGTGGCCTGAGCTTCGACACAACAGAAGAATCTCTGGCGGAAGCTTTCGCTAAGTATGGTAACATTGCAAAAG TTGATGTCATCAGGGACAAAGAAACGGGAAGGTCTCGTGGATTCGGCTTCGTAAAGTACGATAATGCCGAGGATGCGAAGGACGCTTTGGATGGCATGAACGGCAAG TCCGTTGACGGCAGAACAATTCGTGTGGATGAGGCGGGCAAGGGTGGTGGTCGTTCAGGAGGCGGCGGTGGTGGATTCAGAGGGTCCAGAGGAGGTGGTGGATATGGCGGTGGAG GTGGTGGAggatatggtggtggtggtgacaggggatatggtgagaggagctaTGGCGGCGGCGGAGGAGATCGGAGTTATGGTGGCGGCGGAGACCGGAGCTATGGAAGTGGCGGTGGATACAggagcggtggtggtggtggcggagGAGGATACTCTTCTGGTGGCGGAGGATACAGGGACAATAG GGGCCAGGGAGGCTACGGGGATCGCTCTGGGGGATCCTACAGAGACAGCTACGACAGTTATG CTGCTCACGAGTAA
- the LOC139550289 gene encoding cold-inducible RNA-binding protein B-like isoform X4, giving the protein MSDEGKLFVGGLSFDTTEESLAEAFAKYGNIAKVDVIRDKETGRSRGFGFVKYDNAEDAKDALDGMNGKSVDGRTIRVDEAGKGGGRSGGGGGGFRGSRGGGGGYGGGGDRGYGERSYGGGGGDRSYGGGGDRSYGSGGGYRSGGGGGGGGYSSGGGGYRDNRGQGGYGDRSGGSYRDSYDSYAAHE; this is encoded by the exons ATGTCCGACGAAGGAAAACTTTTCGTCGGTGGCCTGAGCTTCGACACAACAGAAGAATCTCTGGCGGAAGCTTTCGCTAAGTATGGTAACATTGCAAAAG TTGATGTCATCAGGGACAAAGAAACGGGAAGGTCTCGTGGATTCGGCTTCGTAAAGTACGATAATGCCGAGGATGCGAAGGACGCTTTGGATGGCATGAACGGCAAG TCCGTTGACGGCAGAACAATTCGTGTGGATGAGGCGGGCAAGGGTGGTGGTCGTTCAGGAGGCGGCGGTGGTGGATTCAGAGGGTCCAGAGGAG GTGGTGGAggatatggtggtggtggtgacaggggatatggtgagaggagctaTGGCGGCGGCGGAGGAGATCGGAGTTATGGTGGCGGCGGAGACCGGAGCTATGGAAGTGGCGGTGGATACAggagcggtggtggtggtggcggagGAGGATACTCTTCTGGTGGCGGAGGATACAGGGACAATAG GGGCCAGGGAGGCTACGGGGATCGCTCTGGGGGATCCTACAGAGACAGCTACGACAGTTATG CTGCTCACGAGTAA
- the LOC139550289 gene encoding cold-inducible RNA-binding protein B-like isoform X2 — protein MSDEGKLFVGGLSFDTTEESLAEAFAKYGNIAKVDVIRDKETGRSRGFGFVKYDNAEDAKDALDGMNGKSVDGRTIRVDEAGKGGGRSGGGGGGFRGSRGGGGYGGGGGYGGGRGRGGGGYGGGGDRGYGERSYGGGGGDRSYGGGGDRSYGSGGGYRSGGGGGGGGYSSGGGGYRDNRGQGGYGDRSGGSYRDSYDSYAAHE, from the exons ATGTCCGACGAAGGAAAACTTTTCGTCGGTGGCCTGAGCTTCGACACAACAGAAGAATCTCTGGCGGAAGCTTTCGCTAAGTATGGTAACATTGCAAAAG TTGATGTCATCAGGGACAAAGAAACGGGAAGGTCTCGTGGATTCGGCTTCGTAAAGTACGATAATGCCGAGGATGCGAAGGACGCTTTGGATGGCATGAACGGCAAG TCCGTTGACGGCAGAACAATTCGTGTGGATGAGGCGGGCAAGGGTGGTGGTCGTTCAGGAGGCGGCGGTGGTGGATTCAGAGGGTCCAGAGGAGGTGGTGGATATGGCGGTGGAGGTGGatatggaggggggagaggaagag GTGGTGGAggatatggtggtggtggtgacaggggatatggtgagaggagctaTGGCGGCGGCGGAGGAGATCGGAGTTATGGTGGCGGCGGAGACCGGAGCTATGGAAGTGGCGGTGGATACAggagcggtggtggtggtggcggagGAGGATACTCTTCTGGTGGCGGAGGATACAGGGACAATAG GGGCCAGGGAGGCTACGGGGATCGCTCTGGGGGATCCTACAGAGACAGCTACGACAGTTATG CTGCTCACGAGTAA
- the LOC139550289 gene encoding cold-inducible RNA-binding protein B-like isoform X1 codes for MSDEGKLFVGGLSFDTTEESLAEAFAKYGNIAKVDVIRDKETGRSRGFGFVKYDNAEDAKDALDGMNGKSVDGRTIRVDEAGKGGGRSGGGGGGFRGSRGGGGYGGGGGYGGGRGRGGRVYSRGGGGYGGGGDRGYGERSYGGGGGDRSYGGGGDRSYGSGGGYRSGGGGGGGGYSSGGGGYRDNRGQGGYGDRSGGSYRDSYDSYAAHE; via the exons ATGTCCGACGAAGGAAAACTTTTCGTCGGTGGCCTGAGCTTCGACACAACAGAAGAATCTCTGGCGGAAGCTTTCGCTAAGTATGGTAACATTGCAAAAG TTGATGTCATCAGGGACAAAGAAACGGGAAGGTCTCGTGGATTCGGCTTCGTAAAGTACGATAATGCCGAGGATGCGAAGGACGCTTTGGATGGCATGAACGGCAAG TCCGTTGACGGCAGAACAATTCGTGTGGATGAGGCGGGCAAGGGTGGTGGTCGTTCAGGAGGCGGCGGTGGTGGATTCAGAGGGTCCAGAGGAGGTGGTGGATATGGCGGTGGAGGTGGatatggaggggggagaggaagaggtgggCGAGTTTACTCGCGAG GTGGTGGAggatatggtggtggtggtgacaggggatatggtgagaggagctaTGGCGGCGGCGGAGGAGATCGGAGTTATGGTGGCGGCGGAGACCGGAGCTATGGAAGTGGCGGTGGATACAggagcggtggtggtggtggcggagGAGGATACTCTTCTGGTGGCGGAGGATACAGGGACAATAG GGGCCAGGGAGGCTACGGGGATCGCTCTGGGGGATCCTACAGAGACAGCTACGACAGTTATG CTGCTCACGAGTAA